The proteins below come from a single Iocasia fonsfrigidae genomic window:
- a CDS encoding DctP family TRAP transporter solute-binding subunit, whose translation MKKISIVLFISMLVVAMIGGNILAKDLNPSPENPVTLRIGAGDAQEDLAVGLEYTIIKLFESMVETNTSGAIQVEIFPGGQLGSLMSMLEAVQGGQLEAMSGTGVITSIYPEWQVFSIPYLFQNSDIAMSVMNESDFMADIYEDMREETGVRVLGVAQNGFRHFTNNERVIKTPEDLKGLKFRVMQGQIYQKVVEAAGGTATPIAWSELYTALQTGVVDGQENPISAVKLGSLDEVQKYITLDGHLWSENFLVINDEFFNSLPKKYQVEILNAGKEAALAGTASEHIASYVNGVNYVTEKGMSIYRPTPAELELFKAKTQPSVIEWLSSEIGSDVVEGMLDTVEKYEKKLGYK comes from the coding sequence GTGAAAAAAATAAGTATAGTCTTATTTATTAGTATGTTGGTTGTAGCAATGATTGGTGGCAATATTTTAGCCAAAGATTTGAATCCTAGTCCAGAAAACCCAGTAACTCTTCGTATTGGTGCCGGTGATGCTCAAGAAGATTTAGCAGTAGGTCTGGAATATACAATAATTAAGCTTTTTGAATCTATGGTTGAAACTAATACCAGTGGGGCTATCCAGGTGGAAATTTTCCCAGGAGGACAGCTGGGTTCCTTAATGTCTATGTTAGAAGCAGTACAGGGCGGACAATTAGAGGCTATGTCTGGGACAGGGGTAATAACCTCTATATACCCTGAATGGCAGGTGTTTTCAATTCCATATCTGTTCCAGAACTCTGATATAGCTATGTCTGTAATGAATGAAAGTGATTTTATGGCAGATATCTATGAAGATATGAGAGAAGAAACAGGAGTCAGGGTTTTAGGTGTAGCTCAGAATGGATTTAGACACTTTACTAATAATGAAAGAGTAATAAAAACCCCAGAAGATTTAAAAGGACTTAAATTTAGAGTAATGCAAGGTCAAATTTACCAGAAGGTTGTTGAAGCAGCTGGTGGAACTGCAACTCCAATAGCCTGGTCTGAACTTTATACAGCCCTCCAAACTGGGGTAGTTGATGGTCAGGAAAACCCTATTTCAGCTGTAAAATTAGGGAGTTTAGATGAAGTACAAAAATATATTACCTTAGATGGTCATCTGTGGAGCGAAAACTTTTTAGTTATCAATGATGAATTCTTTAATAGTCTACCGAAAAAGTATCAAGTAGAAATATTAAATGCAGGTAAAGAAGCCGCTCTAGCTGGTACCGCCTCTGAACACATTGCTTCCTACGTTAATGGTGTTAATTATGTAACAGAAAAAGGAATGTCAATTTATAGACCTACTCCTGCTGAGTTAGAATTATTTAAAGCCAAGACTCAACCATCAGTAATTGAATGGTTAAGTTCTGAAATTGGTTCAGATGTTGTAGAGGGTATGTTAGATACTGTTGAAAAATATGAAAAGAAATTAGGTTATAAATAA
- a CDS encoding TRAP transporter small permease — MLNSLKNITVTISDSINKVAKITAVIFLAVLVSIVLLQIVFRYILNLGLPWVDELSRFLNIWIGFLGASIGFKYGEHVGVAFFVEKLPEKKLRIFNFVTKLISLALFIFVIYYSFGFIVDSRSLTPAMNLSYKWPKSSLFIGFSIIGIHLVSFILTDIVDFMNGNFSIAKSNNS, encoded by the coding sequence TTGCTTAATAGTCTAAAAAATATTACAGTAACTATCAGTGATTCAATTAATAAAGTAGCAAAAATAACAGCGGTTATATTTCTAGCTGTATTAGTAAGCATAGTCTTATTACAGATAGTTTTTCGCTATATCTTAAATTTAGGCCTTCCCTGGGTTGATGAACTTTCACGTTTTTTAAATATCTGGATAGGATTTTTAGGTGCCAGTATTGGGTTTAAATATGGTGAGCATGTTGGTGTTGCGTTTTTTGTTGAGAAGTTACCCGAAAAAAAATTAAGGATATTTAACTTTGTAACCAAGCTAATATCATTAGCCCTATTTATTTTTGTTATCTACTATAGTTTTGGATTTATTGTAGATTCAAGATCATTAACACCTGCTATGAATCTATCGTATAAATGGCCTAAATCCAGTTTATTTATAGGTTTTAGTATTATAGGTATTCACTTGGTAAGTTTTATTCTAACAGATATAGTTGACTTTATGAATGGTAATTTTTCTATAGCTAAGTCTAATAACTCATAA